A DNA window from Pedomonas mirosovicensis contains the following coding sequences:
- a CDS encoding protein-glutamate methylesterase/protein-glutamine glutaminase: MGVSALGAAGEAGRPTPPNYVRVMVVDDSAMIRGILARWLEDDKSIRVVTTAHNGVEAVRQAQHQRYDVIVLDIEMPEMDGLTALPLLLAAQPGVQILMASTLTLRNADISLKALGLGAADYIPKPQSTGIITNGIDFRRELLDKVRAMGQVARRKRGEPPVDLETRAPEGQPAPASRAAAKPPAGKTVRAQPSKSRPSVLAIGASTGGPQALFGLLSSLPKPFRLPILITQHMPPTFTKILAEHIQRQTGFQAAEAIDGEPIRAGRVYIAPGGLHMRVAGNASQPVISIDDDPPVNFCRPAVDPLFNSAAQVYSSACLAVVLTGMGHDGRDGAAEVVAHGGTVIAQDENSSVVWGMPGAVTQAGLASFVLPLSKMGLTIGTLMEGRCP; encoded by the coding sequence ATGGGCGTATCAGCGTTGGGTGCGGCAGGCGAGGCGGGCAGACCAACCCCGCCGAACTATGTGCGGGTCATGGTGGTGGATGACAGCGCCATGATCCGTGGCATTCTCGCCCGCTGGCTGGAGGACGACAAGTCGATCCGCGTCGTCACCACCGCCCACAACGGCGTGGAGGCCGTGCGCCAGGCCCAGCATCAGCGCTACGACGTCATCGTTCTCGACATCGAGATGCCGGAGATGGACGGCCTGACCGCCCTGCCGCTGCTGCTTGCCGCGCAGCCGGGCGTGCAGATCCTCATGGCCTCGACCCTGACGCTGCGAAACGCGGACATTTCGCTCAAGGCCCTCGGCCTCGGCGCGGCGGACTACATTCCCAAGCCCCAAAGCACCGGCATCATCACCAACGGCATCGATTTCCGGCGCGAGCTGCTGGACAAGGTGCGGGCCATGGGCCAGGTGGCCCGCCGCAAGCGCGGCGAACCGCCGGTGGACCTTGAAACCCGCGCGCCCGAAGGCCAGCCGGCCCCGGCCAGCCGCGCGGCCGCCAAACCGCCGGCAGGCAAGACGGTTCGCGCCCAGCCGTCCAAGTCGCGCCCCAGCGTGCTGGCGATCGGCGCGTCGACCGGCGGGCCGCAGGCGCTGTTCGGCCTGCTCAGCAGCCTGCCCAAGCCGTTCAGGCTGCCCATCCTCATCACCCAGCACATGCCGCCCACCTTCACCAAGATTCTGGCGGAGCACATCCAGCGCCAGACCGGGTTTCAGGCTGCCGAGGCGATCGACGGCGAGCCCATCCGGGCGGGCCGGGTCTATATCGCGCCGGGCGGCCTGCACATGCGGGTGGCCGGCAACGCCAGCCAGCCCGTCATCAGCATCGATGACGACCCGCCGGTGAACTTCTGCCGTCCGGCGGTCGACCCGCTGTTCAACTCCGCCGCGCAGGTCTACAGCAGCGCCTGCCTTGCGGTGGTGCTGACCGGCATGGGGCACGACGGCCGCGACGGCGCCGCCGAGGTGGTGGCCCACGGCGGCACCGTTATCGCCCAGGATGAAAATTCGTCGGTGGTCTGGGGTATGCCCGGCGCCGTCACCCAAGCCGGTCTTGCCAGTTTCGTCTTGCCGCTGAGCAAGATGGGGCTGACGATCGGCACTCTCATGGAGGGCCGCTGCCCATGA
- a CDS encoding CheR family methyltransferase, whose protein sequence is MTLLAPQDFQFLADLLKSRSGFVLGPEKGYLLESRLTPVARRRGLDDLAQLVKLVRQKPDETLLHEISEAMTINESFFFRDNLPFDTLSQHVLPALRIARTNSKRLRIWSAACSTGQEPYSIAMIFDQQRALWADWHIEIIATDLSSQAITKAQAGLYSQFEVQRGLPIKNLMTYFNKVGEQWQIAPSLQSKVKFRTFNLLHPLTSLGTFDVVFCRNVLIYFDAPTKTQVLEAIRRQMPADGNLFLGAAETVLGLTKAFKPMRDVRGLYVPSDGEAALAANG, encoded by the coding sequence ATGACCCTTCTGGCGCCGCAGGATTTCCAGTTCCTCGCCGACTTGCTCAAGTCGCGCTCCGGCTTCGTTCTCGGACCGGAGAAGGGCTATCTGCTGGAATCGCGCCTCACACCGGTGGCGCGGCGGCGCGGGCTCGATGACCTGGCGCAGCTGGTGAAGCTGGTGCGCCAGAAGCCGGACGAGACGCTGCTGCACGAAATCTCGGAAGCAATGACGATCAATGAATCGTTTTTCTTCCGCGACAACCTGCCGTTCGATACCCTGTCGCAGCACGTGCTGCCCGCGCTGCGGATCGCGCGCACCAACAGCAAGCGCCTGCGGATCTGGAGCGCCGCCTGCTCGACCGGGCAGGAACCCTATTCCATCGCCATGATCTTCGACCAGCAACGGGCGCTGTGGGCGGACTGGCACATCGAGATCATCGCCACCGACCTGTCGTCCCAGGCCATCACCAAGGCGCAGGCGGGCCTCTACTCCCAGTTCGAAGTGCAACGCGGCCTGCCGATCAAGAACCTGATGACCTACTTCAACAAGGTGGGTGAGCAGTGGCAGATCGCCCCCAGCCTGCAGAGCAAGGTGAAATTCCGCACCTTCAACCTGCTGCATCCGCTGACGTCGCTTGGAACGTTCGACGTGGTGTTCTGCCGCAACGTGCTGATCTACTTCGACGCGCCGACCAAGACCCAGGTGCTGGAGGCGATCCGCCGGCAGATGCCCGCTGACGGGAACCTGTTCCTCGGCGCGGCCGAGACGGTGCTCGGCCTCACCAAGGCCTTCAAGCCCATGCGCGACGTGCGCGGGCTTTACGTGCCGTCGGACGGGGAGGCGGCGCTGGCCGCCAACGGCTAG
- a CDS encoding antibiotic biosynthesis monooxygenase family protein: MTTPPLPQTPRLTPPFDPPYYAVIFASVRTPVDDGYGEMAETMVTLAAQQPGYLGHDSVRDPATGLGITVSYWRDEASIAHWRSHAQHQMARHLGREQWYETFVTHVARVERSYGFHAARKPAVPA, from the coding sequence ATGACCACGCCTCCCCTTCCCCAAACGCCCAGGCTCACCCCGCCGTTCGATCCGCCCTACTATGCCGTTATCTTCGCCTCGGTTCGCACGCCCGTTGACGATGGCTACGGCGAGATGGCCGAGACGATGGTGACCCTGGCCGCGCAGCAGCCGGGCTATCTTGGGCACGATTCGGTGCGAGACCCGGCCACGGGCCTTGGCATTACTGTCAGCTACTGGCGCGACGAGGCGTCGATCGCCCACTGGCGCAGCCACGCCCAGCACCAGATGGCGCGGCATTTGGGGCGGGAGCAATGGTACGAAACCTTCGTCACCCACGTGGCGCGGGTGGAACGCAGCTACGGCTTCCATGCCGCCCGCAAACCGGCGGTTCCGGCCTAG
- a CDS encoding J domain-containing protein: MSIWGKLIGGAAGLAIGGPIGALIGIVIGHAMVDVPVERWRTPETERRQVAFTIAAIALAAKMARADGHVDEAEFCAFRRLFRVKPEEEANVVRFYRLAQRSTDGFEAYARQAAQLFGEGSPVLEDLLDALFLIAKSDGYVTDEELAYLETVARLLGFRGGAFARIRSRHLPSHPDDPYVILGVEPGADLAEVRAAYRQMVKEHHPDRHIAAGVPPEFIRVAEQRMAAINAAYRTILAQEEAA; encoded by the coding sequence ATGTCAATCTGGGGTAAACTCATCGGCGGCGCGGCAGGGCTGGCCATCGGCGGCCCGATCGGCGCGTTGATCGGCATTGTCATCGGCCACGCCATGGTCGACGTGCCGGTGGAGCGCTGGCGCACGCCCGAGACGGAGCGCCGCCAGGTGGCCTTTACCATCGCCGCCATCGCCCTTGCCGCCAAGATGGCCAGGGCCGACGGCCATGTGGACGAGGCCGAGTTCTGCGCCTTCCGCCGCCTGTTCCGGGTGAAGCCGGAGGAAGAGGCCAACGTGGTGCGCTTCTACCGCCTCGCCCAGAGATCGACCGACGGCTTCGAGGCCTATGCGCGCCAGGCGGCCCAGCTGTTCGGCGAGGGCTCGCCGGTGCTGGAGGACCTGCTCGATGCCCTGTTCCTCATCGCCAAGTCCGACGGCTATGTGACCGACGAGGAGCTGGCCTATCTGGAGACGGTCGCGCGCCTGCTCGGCTTCAGGGGCGGGGCGTTCGCCCGCATCCGCTCCCGCCACCTACCCAGCCACCCGGACGATCCTTACGTGATTCTCGGCGTTGAGCCGGGGGCCGACCTTGCCGAGGTGCGGGCGGCCTATCGCCAGATGGTCAAGGAACACCACCCGGACCGCCACATCGCGGCGGGCGTGCCGCCCGAGTTCATCCGCGTCGCCGAGCAGCGTATGGCGGCGATCAACGCGGCCTACCGTACAATCCTGGCCCAGGAAGAGGCTGCATGA
- a CDS encoding DMT family transporter, protein MKPLHFAFLMLINVAWGFNIVPIKLALMELDPLAAAVIRFAFLLILCSPALRWVPGRMGAIIATGLVMGALQFSFMNVAYGMATNVSALAISSQLWVPFSLILAIALLGERIRWIRTVGIALAFSGIAYLSFDPHVFSERLPLALMVISSFAAALGTVMVRRLTGISPLNLQAWISISSIPPLALLSLVYEPGALTHPLDIPLRVYGYLLFAAGFSSVVGHAGLAWLLQRYPVTIISPFTLLSPLLAVLFSVWVFDNVLTEQMIIGGVIALVGVAIITFRGAQKQEEQVQASEAKRA, encoded by the coding sequence ATGAAGCCGTTGCATTTCGCTTTCCTCATGCTCATCAACGTGGCGTGGGGCTTCAACATCGTGCCCATCAAGCTGGCGCTCATGGAGCTGGACCCGCTGGCGGCGGCCGTCATCCGCTTCGCCTTCCTGCTCATCCTCTGCTCGCCCGCCCTGCGCTGGGTGCCGGGGCGCATGGGCGCGATCATCGCCACCGGCCTCGTCATGGGCGCGCTCCAGTTCTCGTTCATGAACGTGGCCTACGGCATGGCCACCAACGTGAGTGCGCTGGCCATCTCCTCCCAGCTGTGGGTGCCGTTCAGCCTCATCCTCGCCATCGCGCTGCTCGGCGAGCGCATCCGCTGGATCCGCACCGTCGGTATCGCGCTGGCCTTCTCGGGCATCGCCTACCTCTCGTTCGATCCGCACGTGTTCAGCGAGCGGCTGCCGCTGGCGCTGATGGTCATTTCCTCCTTCGCGGCGGCGCTGGGAACGGTGATGGTGCGCCGGCTGACCGGCATCTCGCCGCTCAACCTGCAGGCGTGGATCTCGATTTCCAGCATCCCGCCGCTGGCGCTGCTCTCGCTCGTCTACGAGCCGGGGGCGCTCACGCACCCGCTGGATATTCCGCTCAGGGTCTATGGCTATCTGCTGTTCGCGGCGGGCTTCTCCTCCGTTGTCGGTCACGCGGGGCTGGCCTGGCTGCTCCAGCGCTATCCGGTGACGATCATCTCCCCCTTCACCCTGCTTTCGCCGCTGCTGGCGGTGCTGTTCAGCGTGTGGGTGTTTGACAACGTGCTCACCGAGCAGATGATTATTGGCGGCGTGATCGCGCTTGTGGGCGTTGCCATCATCACCTTCCGCGGCGCCCAGAAGCAGGAAGAGCAGGTGCAGGCGAGCGAGGCCAAGCGGGCATGA
- a CDS encoding peptidoglycan recognition protein family protein yields MKVIERPSPNHDDRRGLTVSMLVIHYTGMETAEAALARLTDPAAKVSAHYTIDEDGTVYAHVPEDRRAWHAGVSVWRGMTDVNAASIGIELVNPGHAFGYRPFAQAQMEALTELARRIVGRHPIPARNIVGHSDVAPARKLDPGELLDWKRLAAAGVGVWPAGQAGAEDYAPLGPGASGEAVRLYQARLADWGYGLAATGSFDAETEAVTIAFQRHFRPERVTGHADAETQGRLAALLAQVRAQA; encoded by the coding sequence ATGAAGGTCATCGAGCGTCCCTCGCCGAACCACGACGACCGGCGCGGCCTGACGGTTTCCATGCTGGTCATCCACTACACCGGCATGGAGACCGCCGAGGCGGCGCTGGCGCGGCTTACCGATCCGGCAGCGAAGGTTTCCGCCCACTACACCATCGACGAGGATGGCACGGTTTATGCCCATGTGCCGGAAGACCGGCGGGCCTGGCATGCGGGCGTCTCCGTGTGGCGGGGCATGACGGACGTGAATGCGGCCTCCATCGGTATCGAGCTGGTCAACCCAGGCCACGCGTTCGGCTACCGCCCGTTCGCGCAGGCGCAGATGGAAGCGCTCACGGAGTTGGCGCGCAGGATCGTGGGACGCCATCCCATTCCAGCCCGCAACATCGTTGGTCACTCCGATGTGGCGCCGGCGCGCAAGCTCGACCCCGGCGAGCTGCTCGACTGGAAGCGGCTGGCCGCGGCAGGCGTCGGGGTATGGCCGGCAGGGCAGGCGGGGGCGGAAGACTACGCCCCGCTGGGGCCGGGCGCGTCGGGCGAGGCCGTGCGCCTTTATCAGGCCCGGTTGGCGGATTGGGGCTACGGGCTGGCGGCAACGGGCTCCTTCGATGCCGAAACCGAGGCGGTCACCATTGCCTTCCAGCGCCATTTCCGCCCGGAACGGGTGACCGGCCACGCGGATGCGGAAACGCAAGGGCGCCTCGCCGCTTTGCTGGCGCAGGTGCGCGCTCAGGCATAA
- a CDS encoding division/cell wall cluster transcriptional repressor MraZ encodes MEDGARVVEQGEQLFYGNALNSVDSKNRVSVPAQFRAVIKGRTGGEEFLIREHEDLPCLVAYDHTYLKELREEAEARLAQDPTANREDVRRSLFGAADSVKFDDAGRIVLDGFFIDYASIDKTALFLGAQGYFEIWNPYTFLEAQAHQKALCRKVMYLLKQKKLPLPEGEA; translated from the coding sequence GTGGAGGACGGCGCACGCGTGGTCGAGCAGGGCGAACAGCTGTTTTATGGCAACGCTTTGAACAGCGTTGACAGCAAGAACCGGGTCTCGGTTCCTGCACAGTTTCGTGCTGTCATCAAAGGGCGCACCGGCGGCGAGGAGTTCCTCATTCGCGAGCACGAGGATCTGCCGTGCCTCGTGGCCTACGATCATACGTATCTCAAGGAGTTGCGCGAGGAAGCTGAGGCGCGGCTGGCGCAGGATCCCACCGCCAACCGGGAAGACGTGCGCCGCAGCCTGTTCGGCGCCGCGGATTCGGTGAAGTTCGACGACGCCGGCCGCATCGTGCTGGACGGCTTCTTCATCGACTACGCATCCATCGACAAGACCGCGCTGTTCCTCGGCGCGCAGGGGTATTTCGAAATCTGGAACCCCTACACCTTCCTCGAGGCCCAGGCCCACCAGAAGGCCCTGTGCCGCAAGGTCATGTACCTCTTGAAGCAGAAGAAGCTGCCGTTGCCGGAAGGGGAGGCCTGA
- the rsmH gene encoding 16S rRNA (cytosine(1402)-N(4))-methyltransferase RsmH produces MNALPDITAPHIPVLRDEVLAALDLREGDVAVDATFGAGGYTRAILARPVTQVYAFDRDPTAIQGGQGLVEEAKGRLTLIHGRFGEMERLLSERGVAQVDAIAFDIGVSSMQLDQAERGFSFQNDGPLDMRMEAEGPSAADVVNTASEEELADIFYYFGEEPKARRVAKAIVKARAERPFERTEQLADVIRAALGGRRGPKDPATRSFQGLRIHVNAELDQLKDGLRAAEKLLRPGGRLAVVSFHSLEDRVVKTFLRERGGLVAGGSRHLPERPQPTKAPSFEKIAKAVRPSDEETARNPRARSATLRSAVRTSAPAWEN; encoded by the coding sequence ATGAACGCCTTGCCCGACATCACGGCTCCGCACATTCCCGTTCTGCGCGATGAGGTGCTGGCGGCTCTCGATTTGCGCGAGGGCGACGTGGCGGTGGATGCCACCTTCGGCGCGGGCGGCTACACCCGCGCGATTCTGGCCAGGCCGGTAACGCAGGTTTACGCCTTCGACCGCGACCCCACCGCCATTCAGGGCGGGCAGGGGCTGGTCGAGGAGGCGAAGGGCCGCCTGACGCTGATTCACGGCCGCTTCGGCGAGATGGAGCGCCTTCTCTCCGAACGGGGCGTCGCGCAGGTGGACGCTATCGCCTTTGATATCGGCGTTTCCTCCATGCAGCTCGACCAGGCGGAGCGGGGCTTCTCCTTCCAGAACGACGGCCCGCTCGACATGCGGATGGAGGCTGAGGGGCCGAGCGCGGCGGATGTGGTGAACACCGCCAGCGAGGAAGAGCTGGCCGACATCTTCTATTACTTCGGCGAGGAGCCCAAGGCCCGGCGCGTCGCCAAGGCGATCGTGAAGGCGCGGGCGGAGCGGCCGTTCGAGCGCACCGAGCAGCTGGCGGATGTGATCCGCGCGGCGCTGGGCGGACGGCGCGGCCCCAAGGACCCGGCGACCCGCAGCTTCCAGGGCCTTCGCATCCATGTGAACGCGGAGCTGGACCAGCTGAAGGACGGCCTGCGCGCGGCCGAGAAGCTGTTGCGCCCCGGCGGGCGGCTGGCGGTCGTCAGCTTCCACAGCCTGGAGGACCGCGTGGTCAAAACCTTCCTGCGCGAGCGCGGCGGCCTGGTCGCGGGCGGCTCCCGGCACCTGCCGGAGCGCCCCCAGCCCACGAAGGCCCCGAGCTTCGAGAAGATCGCCAAGGCGGTTCGCCCCTCCGACGAGGAAACCGCCCGTAATCCGCGTGCCCGGTCCGCAACCTTGCGGTCGGCCGTCAGAACGTCAGCACCGGCCTGGGAGAACTAG
- the ftsL gene encoding cell division protein FtsL — translation MRYYTGILMALATAVSAVVCFAVSLEVGERRDEVTALKRQIASDMREVRRLQAEWQIRVRPAQLQRLNDTYFGLTAPTADRYFASADAYVAFAADPNSVPQKAQVMPAIEQQDNQYEMPQTYLAKATGGEAHLVAVSSDGPAVAMRLPSASAIAAAQRPRPGFGPDAPKVHLASWSGPAESGRVQLASWSPEPAVAAQPKPKVASKPVAAKTEPREDNVELAMRAPAVPAAAAPYAPAIPKGATPLSGLDASTIASIERLAAIEAGTQ, via the coding sequence ATGCGCTACTACACAGGCATCCTCATGGCACTGGCAACCGCGGTCTCCGCCGTGGTGTGCTTTGCCGTCAGCCTGGAAGTGGGTGAGCGCCGGGACGAGGTGACGGCGCTGAAGCGGCAGATCGCCAGCGACATGCGGGAGGTGCGCCGCCTTCAGGCCGAATGGCAGATCCGAGTGCGCCCGGCCCAGTTGCAGCGGCTGAACGATACCTACTTCGGCCTGACCGCGCCGACGGCGGACCGCTATTTCGCCTCGGCCGACGCCTATGTGGCCTTCGCCGCCGATCCCAACTCGGTGCCGCAGAAGGCGCAGGTGATGCCGGCCATTGAGCAGCAGGACAACCAGTACGAGATGCCCCAGACCTACCTCGCCAAGGCGACGGGCGGCGAGGCGCATCTGGTGGCCGTTTCCTCCGACGGGCCGGCGGTGGCCATGCGCCTGCCGTCCGCCTCGGCCATTGCCGCCGCGCAGCGGCCCCGGCCCGGCTTTGGCCCGGATGCGCCCAAGGTGCACCTGGCGTCGTGGTCCGGCCCGGCGGAGTCCGGCCGGGTTCAGTTGGCCTCGTGGTCGCCCGAGCCGGCGGTTGCCGCGCAGCCGAAGCCCAAGGTGGCCTCCAAGCCGGTGGCGGCGAAGACCGAGCCGCGCGAGGACAATGTCGAGCTGGCGATGCGCGCCCCGGCTGTTCCGGCGGCTGCCGCGCCCTATGCGCCGGCTATCCCCAAGGGCGCGACGCCGCTGAGCGGACTTGATGCCTCGACCATCGCGTCGATCGAGCGCCTGGCTGCCATCGAGGCGGGGACTCAATGA
- a CDS encoding peptidoglycan D,D-transpeptidase FtsI family protein: MNQAALRSLRIQLAGHRQQALERSRQRLMIGVLLFAAVAIVLALRLMDLAVLKAIDRNVGRTDILAAVRPPRADIIDRNGEVLATTLKVQALAVRPQKIIGDKEELARRIVAVLPDLDLAFVRRQLYSHSKFRYITRRLTPEQVSRINAIGEPGLEFEDEAERVYPNGELASHVLGYTNIDGKGMAGIERAFNDRLSAEDQLSKPLQLSIDVRVQHALEYELNAAVKKFNALGASGIIMDVHTGELLAMVSLPSFDPNAVSHSPSSAWFNRATQGVYELGSTFKTFTMAMALEEGTITLGKKYDATKPLQAGRFRIRDDHPENRWLTVPEIFMYSSNIGTAQIALDVGEEKQQAYMRKLGFLEPAQIELKESAQPLYPNPWGKISTMTISYGHGIAVTPLHLANGIATVVNGGVWRPTTLMKVPAGTEPATGERIFSEETSRTMRMLMRLVAVAGTGKQGDAPGYRIGGKTGTAEKPGVGGYQRKSLITTFAAAFPMDNPKYVVIATLDEPKGIKETYGFATAGWNAAPTVKAVVQRVGPILGIEPNVGKDVDLSPLYPYIAEKANLTG; encoded by the coding sequence ATGAACCAGGCCGCGCTGCGCTCGCTCAGGATTCAACTTGCTGGCCACCGCCAGCAGGCGCTGGAGCGGTCGCGGCAGCGCTTGATGATTGGCGTGCTGCTGTTTGCGGCCGTGGCGATCGTTCTTGCCTTGCGTCTCATGGATCTGGCGGTGCTCAAGGCCATCGATCGGAATGTGGGTCGCACGGATATCCTGGCGGCGGTGCGGCCGCCGCGCGCCGACATCATCGACCGCAACGGCGAGGTGCTGGCGACCACCCTCAAGGTGCAGGCGCTGGCCGTGCGCCCGCAGAAGATCATCGGCGACAAGGAGGAGCTGGCGCGCCGGATCGTCGCCGTGCTGCCGGATCTGGACCTGGCGTTCGTGCGCCGCCAGCTCTACTCCCATTCGAAGTTCCGCTACATCACCCGGCGGCTGACGCCCGAGCAGGTGAGCCGGATCAATGCCATCGGCGAGCCGGGGCTGGAGTTCGAGGACGAGGCGGAGCGCGTCTATCCCAACGGCGAGCTGGCCTCGCATGTGCTCGGCTACACCAACATCGACGGCAAGGGCATGGCCGGGATCGAGCGCGCGTTCAACGACCGCTTGAGCGCCGAGGATCAGCTGAGCAAGCCGCTGCAACTGTCCATCGATGTCCGCGTGCAACATGCGCTGGAATATGAACTGAACGCAGCCGTGAAGAAGTTCAACGCCCTCGGCGCGTCCGGCATCATCATGGACGTGCACACGGGCGAGCTGCTTGCGATGGTTTCCTTGCCCAGCTTCGACCCCAACGCCGTGTCGCACAGCCCGTCGAGCGCCTGGTTCAACCGGGCGACGCAGGGCGTCTATGAGCTGGGGTCCACCTTCAAGACCTTCACCATGGCCATGGCGCTGGAGGAAGGCACGATCACGCTGGGGAAGAAGTATGATGCCACCAAGCCGCTCCAGGCCGGGCGCTTCCGCATCCGCGACGATCACCCGGAGAACCGCTGGCTGACGGTGCCGGAAATCTTCATGTATTCGTCCAACATCGGCACGGCGCAGATCGCGCTCGATGTGGGCGAGGAGAAGCAGCAGGCGTACATGCGGAAGCTGGGCTTCCTGGAGCCGGCGCAGATCGAGCTGAAGGAATCGGCCCAGCCGCTCTACCCCAACCCGTGGGGCAAGATTTCCACCATGACCATCAGCTACGGCCACGGCATTGCGGTCACGCCGCTGCATCTGGCCAATGGCATCGCCACGGTGGTCAACGGCGGCGTGTGGCGACCGACAACGCTGATGAAGGTGCCGGCCGGCACCGAGCCGGCGACGGGCGAGCGCATCTTCAGCGAAGAGACCTCCCGTACCATGCGGATGCTGATGCGCCTGGTGGCAGTGGCGGGCACCGGCAAGCAGGGCGACGCGCCGGGCTACCGCATCGGCGGCAAGACCGGCACGGCGGAAAAGCCAGGCGTCGGCGGCTATCAGCGCAAGTCGCTGATTACCACCTTCGCCGCCGCCTTCCCGATGGACAATCCGAAATACGTGGTCATCGCGACGCTGGATGAGCCCAAGGGCATCAAGGAGACTTACGGCTTCGCCACGGCCGGCTGGAATGCCGCGCCGACGGTGAAGGCCGTAGTGCAGCGGGTCGGGCCGATTCTCGGCATCGAGCCCAACGTGGGCAAGGACGTCGATCTGTCCCCCCTGTATCCGTACATCGCGGAGAAGGCGAACCTAACCGGGTAG
- a CDS encoding UDP-N-acetylmuramoyl-L-alanyl-D-glutamate--2,6-diaminopimelate ligase, which translates to MVVTLHDLTGWNGPERLAPVSGLAIDHRKVTPGAIFGAFPGVKVNGEDFIEAAIEAGAVAIVARPEAKVDTSRAVHIVAANPRQRFAEIAAKLYGPLPATIAAVTGTNGKTSVADLLRQIWTRLNRPSASLGTLGVITAIGKRDLGMTTPDVLTFLSTMSSMERAGINHVVFEASSHGLDQHRVDGVDVKAAAFTNLTRDHMDYHGTMEAYRDAKARLFSDLLSKDGTAVLWMDDPAADFMAEVAASRGIRILPVGTGATAIAGLRMTERQALPDGQKLTVEYQGKPHEIRLPLLGGYQAANALVAAGLAIACGEQAMRVFEALGAVKGVPGRLQKAATTPAGAPVFIDYAHTPDGLRAAIEALRPHCQGRLITVFGCGGDRDRGKRPQMGAIAASLSDLVYVTDDNPRSEDPKAIRAEILSATPRAIEIGDRAEAIRAALKAARAGDLVLVAGKGHEQGQIVQGVVHPFDDVEVAARISQELNARDMAGQGQTA; encoded by the coding sequence GTGGTGGTTACGTTGCACGATTTGACAGGTTGGAATGGCCCGGAGCGGCTGGCGCCGGTGAGCGGCCTTGCGATCGACCATCGCAAGGTGACGCCGGGCGCGATCTTCGGGGCCTTTCCGGGCGTGAAGGTCAACGGCGAGGATTTCATCGAGGCCGCCATCGAGGCGGGGGCCGTCGCCATCGTCGCGCGGCCGGAGGCGAAGGTGGACACCAGCCGCGCCGTGCACATCGTGGCGGCCAACCCGCGCCAGCGCTTCGCTGAAATCGCCGCTAAGCTTTACGGGCCGCTTCCCGCCACGATCGCGGCGGTGACCGGCACCAACGGCAAGACCTCGGTTGCTGACCTCCTGCGCCAGATCTGGACGCGGCTCAATCGCCCGTCGGCGAGCCTGGGCACGCTTGGCGTCATCACCGCCATCGGCAAGCGGGATCTCGGCATGACGACGCCGGACGTGCTCACCTTCCTCTCCACCATGAGCAGCATGGAACGGGCGGGCATCAACCACGTGGTGTTCGAGGCCTCCTCCCACGGGCTCGACCAGCACCGGGTGGACGGGGTGGACGTGAAGGCCGCCGCCTTCACCAACCTCACCCGCGATCACATGGACTACCACGGCACGATGGAGGCCTACCGCGACGCCAAGGCGCGCCTGTTCTCCGACCTCCTGTCGAAGGACGGGACGGCGGTGCTGTGGATGGACGATCCGGCTGCCGACTTCATGGCGGAGGTGGCGGCCAGCCGGGGCATCCGCATCTTGCCCGTGGGCACGGGGGCGACCGCCATCGCGGGCCTCAGGATGACGGAGCGGCAGGCCCTGCCGGACGGACAGAAGCTGACGGTTGAATACCAGGGCAAGCCCCACGAGATTCGCCTGCCGCTGCTGGGCGGCTACCAGGCGGCCAACGCGCTGGTGGCGGCGGGTCTCGCCATTGCCTGCGGCGAGCAGGCGATGCGCGTGTTCGAGGCGCTTGGCGCCGTGAAGGGCGTGCCGGGCCGGTTGCAGAAGGCTGCAACCACGCCTGCGGGCGCGCCGGTGTTCATCGACTACGCCCACACGCCCGACGGTTTGCGCGCGGCCATCGAGGCGCTGCGCCCGCATTGCCAGGGGCGGCTCATCACCGTGTTCGGCTGCGGCGGCGATCGTGACCGCGGCAAGCGGCCGCAGATGGGAGCGATTGCTGCAAGTCTTTCGGACTTGGTTTATGTGACCGACGACAACCCCCGTTCGGAAGACCCGAAGGCCATCCGCGCCGAAATTCTCAGCGCGACGCCGCGGGCAATCGAAATCGGTGATCGCGCCGAGGCGATCCGCGCTGCCCTCAAGGCGGCACGGGCCGGCGATCTCGTGCTCGTTGCCGGCAAGGGTCACGAGCAGGGGCAGATCGTGCAGGGCGTCGTCCATCCCTTCGATGATGTGGAGGTGGCGGCCCGGATCTCTCAGGAACTGAACGCTCGGGATATGGCAGGGCAAGGACAGACGGCATGA